One part of the Flavobacterium johnsoniae UW101 genome encodes these proteins:
- a CDS encoding TonB-dependent receptor gives MKTRITFILLLISTFTFAQNIISGKVVDQKGKPVAGANIYLDGTYDGATSSETGEFSFETTETGNKFLVVSFLLFETFKQEIDVANYKDQTVKLRENINALDAVVITAGTLESGDKARVSVLKPLDIVTTAGSAGNIVAALQTLPGTQSVGEDGRLFVRGGEASETQTFVDGIRVAQPYGATTNNLPTRSRFSPFLFSGIAFSTGGYSAEYGEALSSVLLLNTQDEADHEKTDIGLMTVGLSLGNTQKFKKSSLSVNMAYINLAPYQAVIPQNVKWNSPYQSLGGETVYRYNFTNGIFKLYASFDSERFDLNQKNVNFENPIRTDLNNNNFYLNSSYKGTFGTGWQLTSGISYGYSKNKIKYDINDVDSNENAAQLKLKLQKKISNHFKLSFGTDYFITKFNENFNDNVSIDVSNGYDSNIFAAYTEADILFSKNLAMKVGFRYSNNSLLNENNIAPRASLAYKVSKTSQFSFAYGDFSQTPVVDYIKYSKYHQFESEKARHYILNYQFTQPGQTFRAEAYYKDYSNLVQYDTRDIQYNSVFNNNGSGYAKGLDIFWRDSNLYKNLEYWISYSYIDSERQYKNFPTMATPSFVANHNLSVVTKYFITDWKSQIGFTNSFSTGRPYNDPNQTQFMNGKTKSYNNLSFNWAYLLTTQKILYFSVSNVLGTQNVFGYDYAKVPDASGVYQRQAVVPTADRFFFIGFFWTISQNKNENQLKNL, from the coding sequence ATGAAAACCAGAATTACTTTTATTTTATTATTAATTAGCACTTTTACTTTTGCTCAAAATATTATTTCAGGTAAAGTAGTAGATCAAAAAGGAAAACCGGTTGCCGGTGCAAATATTTATTTAGACGGAACTTACGACGGAGCTACAAGTTCTGAAACAGGAGAGTTTTCTTTTGAAACTACAGAAACGGGTAACAAATTTTTAGTAGTAAGCTTTTTACTTTTCGAAACTTTCAAACAGGAAATTGATGTTGCCAATTATAAAGATCAAACGGTTAAATTAAGAGAAAACATAAATGCTCTGGATGCAGTTGTTATTACAGCCGGAACTTTAGAATCTGGAGACAAAGCAAGAGTTTCGGTTTTAAAACCGCTGGATATTGTTACAACTGCCGGTTCTGCTGGAAATATAGTGGCCGCTTTACAGACTTTACCAGGAACACAAAGTGTTGGTGAAGACGGACGTTTATTTGTACGTGGTGGTGAAGCGAGCGAAACGCAGACTTTTGTTGACGGAATTCGTGTAGCACAGCCTTATGGAGCAACAACAAACAATTTACCAACCAGAAGCCGTTTTTCTCCTTTTTTATTCAGCGGAATAGCATTTTCTACTGGGGGGTATTCGGCAGAATATGGTGAAGCTTTGTCAAGTGTTTTACTTTTAAATACGCAGGATGAGGCAGATCATGAAAAAACAGATATTGGATTAATGACTGTTGGTTTGAGTTTAGGAAATACTCAAAAATTCAAAAAAAGTTCTTTGAGTGTAAATATGGCTTATATCAATCTGGCGCCATATCAGGCAGTAATTCCTCAAAATGTAAAATGGAACAGCCCTTATCAGTCACTTGGCGGTGAAACGGTTTACAGATACAATTTTACAAACGGAATTTTCAAACTGTATGCCTCTTTTGATTCTGAAAGATTCGATTTGAACCAGAAAAATGTGAATTTCGAAAACCCAATCAGAACAGATTTAAACAACAATAACTTTTACTTAAACTCATCTTATAAAGGAACTTTTGGAACAGGCTGGCAGTTAACATCTGGAATAAGCTACGGTTACAGCAAAAACAAAATCAAATACGATATTAATGATGTTGACAGCAATGAAAATGCAGCTCAGTTAAAATTGAAATTGCAGAAAAAAATCTCAAATCATTTTAAACTGTCTTTTGGTACAGATTATTTCATTACAAAATTCAATGAAAATTTTAATGATAACGTTTCTATTGATGTTTCAAATGGTTACGATTCTAACATTTTTGCCGCTTATACAGAAGCAGATATTTTATTCTCTAAAAATCTGGCAATGAAAGTAGGTTTTAGATATTCTAATAATAGTTTACTAAACGAAAATAATATTGCACCAAGAGCTTCATTAGCTTATAAAGTGTCAAAAACCAGCCAGTTTTCATTTGCTTACGGAGATTTTTCGCAGACACCAGTTGTAGACTACATTAAGTATTCAAAATACCATCAGTTTGAAAGTGAAAAAGCGAGACACTATATTTTAAATTATCAGTTTACTCAGCCGGGACAAACTTTTAGAGCAGAGGCTTATTATAAAGATTACAGCAATTTAGTTCAATACGATACAAGAGATATTCAGTACAATTCAGTTTTCAATAATAACGGTTCAGGTTACGCAAAAGGATTAGATATTTTTTGGAGAGACAGTAATTTGTACAAAAATTTAGAATATTGGATTTCATATTCATACATCGATTCAGAAAGACAATACAAGAATTTTCCAACTATGGCAACCCCAAGTTTTGTAGCCAATCATAATTTATCTGTTGTAACAAAATATTTTATTACAGACTGGAAATCACAAATCGGATTCACAAATAGTTTCAGCACAGGACGTCCGTACAACGATCCAAACCAGACACAATTTATGAACGGAAAAACAAAATCATACAATAACTTGAGTTTTAACTGGGCGTATTTATTAACCACACAAAAAATCCTTTATTTCTCAGTTTCGAATGTTTTAGGAACTCAAAATGTTTTTGGATACGATTATGCAAAAGTACCAGACGCCAGCGGTGTTTATCAAAGACAAGCTGTTGTTCCAACTGCTGACAGATTCTTCTTTATTGGTTTCTTCTGGACCATCAGCCAGAATAAAAATGAGAATCAGTTGAAGAATCTTTAA
- a CDS encoding 2TM domain-containing protein, whose translation MGPNYTEAERYYQAQKRVKKIREFYEHLTVYVLVNPIVIVVNYMTSPGYLWYIWSLMGWGIAIILHGLQVFSYPPFFNKKWEERKIREILEKENQKFENKDGNRF comes from the coding sequence ATGGGACCTAATTATACAGAAGCAGAACGTTATTATCAGGCTCAAAAGAGAGTCAAGAAAATAAGAGAATTCTATGAGCATTTAACAGTATATGTTTTAGTTAACCCAATTGTAATAGTGGTAAATTATATGACTTCGCCGGGATATTTGTGGTATATATGGTCTTTGATGGGGTGGGGAATAGCAATAATTTTACACGGACTGCAGGTTTTTAGTTACCCGCCTTTCTTCAATAAAAAATGGGAAGAAAGAAAAATTAGAGAAATTCTGGAAAAAGAAAATCAAAAATTTGAAAATAAAGATGGAAACAGATTTTAA
- a CDS encoding 2TM domain-containing protein has protein sequence MDIIKDKDMGRFRRRMYEQYGQEFSSDESYNNAYRKVKRLRGFYSHLRVYIFVNIIVIIANLNKELFTEGIHSSGLTDWQTYSTAFFWGIGLAAHGLSVFGRDIFFSSDWEQKKIQKYMEKEAANTNKWE, from the coding sequence GTGGACATAATTAAAGATAAAGACATGGGACGTTTTAGAAGAAGAATGTATGAACAATACGGACAGGAGTTCAGCTCAGATGAAAGTTATAATAATGCTTACAGAAAAGTAAAAAGACTTAGAGGATTTTATTCGCATTTAAGAGTTTATATATTTGTAAATATTATTGTTATTATTGCCAATTTAAATAAAGAACTTTTTACCGAAGGAATTCACTCAAGCGGTTTAACGGATTGGCAGACTTACTCTACGGCATTTTTCTGGGGAATTGGTCTAGCTGCACACGGATTATCAGTTTTTGGGCGTGATATTTTCTTCAGTTCAGACTGGGAGCAGAAAAAAATCCAAAAATACATGGAAAAAGAAGCTGCAAATACCAATAAATGGGAGTAA
- a CDS encoding 2TM domain-containing protein, giving the protein MTLKPNLLKALLVGGIVFLFSFLIRFASFGTAIFNNNLYIFFLYCMLYSVVLYIVNASLFVYLDKVFKDSRFSNKRIFIGFVSSFVVSIFVVFLLRVFTNVVIERRSILSFLANEEASTYIENAVIAFIILLGFHALHFYKAYQENKVIQQKIIAGTANAKFESLKNQIDPHFLFNSLNVLSSLIEENPDNAQRFTTSLSKIYRYVLEQKDKELVSVEDELSFAKTYMNLLKMRFENSLFYELPTENINPDAKVVPLSLQLLLENTVKHNVVSEQKPLHIRIFVDKDYLVIQNDLQKKEVLQDRQGVGLQNIVNRYGIITDRKVMIQQDEKNFSVKIPILTKQITVMDVSAEYNDEAKAYYRAKKRVEELKGFYGNVISYCCVIPFLVFINLRFSPGFQWFWFSALGWGFGVAMHAFKVFGYSSDWEERKIREILEKENNQKNWK; this is encoded by the coding sequence ATGACTTTAAAACCAAATCTACTTAAGGCGTTGTTAGTAGGCGGAATCGTTTTTCTATTCTCCTTCCTGATTCGTTTTGCTTCATTTGGAACAGCAATTTTCAACAATAACCTGTACATATTTTTCTTGTACTGTATGCTTTACAGTGTTGTGTTGTATATTGTAAATGCTTCTCTATTTGTGTATTTAGATAAGGTTTTTAAAGACAGCAGATTTTCTAATAAAAGAATTTTTATAGGTTTTGTAAGTTCATTTGTTGTTTCGATTTTCGTTGTTTTTCTCCTTCGGGTTTTTACAAATGTAGTAATTGAAAGACGATCTATTTTAAGTTTTCTGGCTAATGAAGAAGCTTCTACATATATAGAAAATGCGGTTATCGCTTTTATTATTCTGTTAGGATTTCATGCCTTACATTTTTACAAGGCATACCAGGAAAATAAAGTTATACAGCAAAAGATTATTGCGGGAACGGCAAATGCTAAATTCGAAAGTTTAAAAAATCAAATCGACCCGCATTTTCTTTTTAACAGCTTAAATGTTCTAAGCTCTTTGATTGAAGAAAACCCGGACAATGCGCAGCGGTTTACAACATCTTTATCTAAAATTTACAGATATGTTCTGGAACAGAAAGATAAAGAACTGGTATCTGTAGAAGATGAATTGTCGTTTGCAAAAACATATATGAATCTGCTTAAAATGCGTTTCGAAAACAGTTTGTTTTATGAACTTCCAACAGAAAACATAAATCCTGATGCTAAAGTAGTGCCGTTGTCCTTACAGCTTTTGCTTGAGAATACAGTGAAACACAATGTAGTGAGTGAACAAAAACCATTACATATTCGAATTTTTGTTGATAAAGATTATTTGGTTATACAAAATGATCTTCAGAAAAAAGAAGTTTTGCAGGATAGACAAGGTGTTGGACTGCAGAATATTGTAAATCGTTACGGAATTATAACCGATAGGAAAGTGATGATTCAGCAGGATGAAAAAAACTTCTCCGTCAAAATTCCAATTTTAACTAAACAAATAACCGTCATGGATGTAAGTGCAGAATATAACGACGAAGCAAAAGCTTATTACAGAGCTAAAAAAAGAGTCGAAGAATTAAAAGGATTTTATGGAAATGTGATTTCATACTGTTGCGTAATTCCGTTTTTAGTGTTTATTAATTTAAGATTTTCACCGGGATTTCAATGGTTTTGGTTTTCAGCTTTAGGCTGGGGATTTGGAGTAGCCATGCATGCTTTTAAAGTTTTTGGTTACAGTTCTGACTGGGAAGAAAGAAAGATTAGAGAAATTCTGGAAAAAGAAAACAATCAAAAAAACTGGAAATAA
- a CDS encoding 2TM domain-containing protein — METDFNTNNEQKELQDLAVKKVHKLKSFYKHTFLYIIGLTLFLLKEYSQLPLNFFPIQFLNPVVVIIWSAVYIGSAIDVFVSFKIFGKEWEERKLKSLLEKKNKTQKWE; from the coding sequence ATGGAAACAGATTTTAATACAAATAATGAACAAAAAGAACTTCAGGATTTAGCAGTAAAAAAAGTTCATAAGCTAAAGTCATTTTACAAACATACATTTCTATATATCATTGGTCTGACTTTATTTTTATTGAAAGAATATTCACAACTGCCTTTAAATTTCTTTCCAATTCAGTTTTTAAATCCTGTAGTAGTTATTATCTGGTCGGCAGTTTATATAGGTTCTGCAATTGACGTCTTTGTTTCTTTTAAGATTTTTGGAAAAGAATGGGAAGAACGCAAATTAAAAAGTCTATTAGAAAAGAAAAATAAAACACAAAAATGGGAGTAA
- a CDS encoding 2TM domain-containing protein, which translates to MGVIMEMNFNEEDKYFLAKKKVERIKGFYGNLVAYVLVNAILIFINLYTSPKYLWFFWPLMWWGIGVVFHGLKVFEVFPVLGKDWEERKIKEFMEKEKENKNKWT; encoded by the coding sequence ATGGGAGTAATTATGGAAATGAATTTTAATGAAGAAGATAAATACTTTTTAGCCAAAAAGAAAGTCGAAAGAATTAAAGGATTTTATGGAAATCTAGTTGCTTATGTACTGGTAAATGCAATTTTGATTTTTATTAATTTATATACTTCACCAAAATATTTATGGTTTTTCTGGCCCTTGATGTGGTGGGGAATTGGAGTTGTTTTTCATGGATTAAAAGTTTTTGAAGTTTTTCCAGTTCTTGGAAAAGACTGGGAAGAAAGAAAAATTAAAGAATTCATGGAAAAAGAAAAAGAGAATAAAAATAAGTGGACATAA
- a CDS encoding COX15/CtaA family protein, with product MKKENKSVIIWLLSGCVLLFLMVVVGGITRLTNSGLSMTDWHLVTDTFPPLTDAKWQAAFDEYKKFPEYQKINIHNDFQLSDYKFIYFWEWFHRFIGRIIGLVFFVPFVYFLAKKKLDTSTIKKCIVLLAMGAFQGFLGWFMVRSGLIDNPDVSHFRLSLHLTFAFITFAYTLWVALDLIYPERNINKILPLRNIARYALAALLIQIIYGGFVAGLNAGLIHNHWPLMSDGEFIHESVFIEQSSLIKNLIEGKSGVQFVHRTFAYAVVAVILFLFFKSKKYTLTRTQSNGINTLVVFVFIQFLLGVFTLLYSVPLALGLIHQIMAFFLLSAMTYTLHRLSK from the coding sequence ATGAAAAAAGAGAATAAATCAGTAATCATTTGGTTACTATCAGGCTGTGTTTTATTGTTTTTAATGGTTGTTGTGGGAGGAATTACCCGTTTAACCAATTCAGGTTTATCTATGACCGACTGGCATTTAGTAACCGACACCTTCCCTCCTCTAACAGATGCAAAATGGCAGGCTGCATTTGATGAATATAAAAAGTTTCCTGAGTACCAAAAAATCAATATTCACAACGATTTTCAGCTTTCAGATTATAAATTTATTTATTTCTGGGAATGGTTTCACCGTTTCATCGGCCGTATTATTGGATTGGTTTTCTTTGTTCCTTTTGTTTACTTTTTAGCAAAAAAGAAATTAGATACTTCAACTATTAAAAAATGTATTGTTCTTTTGGCAATGGGAGCGTTCCAAGGATTTTTAGGATGGTTTATGGTTCGCAGCGGATTAATCGATAATCCAGATGTAAGCCACTTTAGACTTTCTCTGCACTTGACCTTCGCATTTATAACTTTTGCTTATACACTTTGGGTTGCACTTGATTTAATTTATCCTGAAAGAAATATCAACAAGATTTTACCTTTAAGAAATATTGCCCGTTATGCTTTAGCTGCTTTATTAATTCAGATTATTTACGGCGGATTTGTCGCTGGACTAAATGCCGGATTAATTCACAATCACTGGCCTTTAATGAGCGATGGCGAGTTTATTCACGAATCGGTTTTTATTGAGCAGTCGAGCTTGATTAAAAATTTAATTGAAGGAAAAAGCGGTGTTCAGTTTGTGCACAGAACTTTTGCTTATGCAGTTGTTGCTGTTATTCTTTTTCTTTTCTTTAAAAGCAAAAAATATACGCTTACAAGAACGCAGTCAAATGGAATCAATACTTTAGTTGTTTTTGTTTTTATTCAATTCTTACTTGGCGTATTTACATTATTATACAGCGTTCCTTTGGCTTTAGGATTAATTCACCAGATTATGGCATTTTTCCTTTTGAGTGCCATGACGTATACTTTACACCGATTAAGCAAATAA
- a CDS encoding DinB family protein: MSESTRISNLYQSIYNGNPWLEVNLDNTLKNVTAEQAYKKINPNLNTIWEIVNHLIQWRRNILERMQGEVTKTPDHNYFVPVLDPSEAAWEQSLQTLAKSQESWNAFFEDFDDADLAKIYVNNGHSYYEHLHGIIQHDVYHLGQIVILKKLL; this comes from the coding sequence ATGTCAGAAAGCACCAGAATTTCAAATTTATATCAGTCCATTTACAATGGAAATCCTTGGCTGGAAGTGAACCTGGACAATACTTTAAAAAATGTCACGGCAGAACAAGCATACAAAAAAATAAACCCTAATCTTAATACGATTTGGGAAATTGTGAATCATTTGATACAGTGGAGAAGAAACATTTTAGAGCGAATGCAGGGCGAAGTAACTAAAACTCCGGATCATAATTATTTTGTTCCCGTTTTAGATCCCTCTGAAGCTGCTTGGGAACAGTCTCTTCAAACCTTAGCAAAATCACAAGAATCATGGAATGCATTTTTTGAAGATTTTGATGATGCCGATCTGGCAAAAATATACGTTAATAACGGTCACAGTTATTATGAACATCTGCATGGAATTATTCAGCATGATGTGTATCATTTAGGACAGATTGTTATTTTAAAGAAACTGCTTTAA
- a CDS encoding DUF2141 domain-containing protein — MTKIITITILFICSLMSAQNVKLTVAVSGLKNNTGIVKVGLYNSEGTFLKTTYKSLNSEIVNNKAVVTFDNLPAGEYAISTYHDENINGKLDRNAMGIPSEEYAASNNAKGFMGPPSYKDAKFDVSKDSKIEIQF, encoded by the coding sequence ATGACCAAAATTATTACAATAACCATTTTATTTATCTGCAGCTTAATGTCTGCTCAAAATGTAAAATTAACTGTTGCTGTTTCGGGTTTAAAAAACAATACAGGAATTGTTAAAGTAGGATTATATAATTCAGAAGGGACGTTTCTTAAAACAACTTACAAAAGCCTTAATTCTGAAATTGTAAATAATAAAGCAGTTGTAACTTTTGATAATCTTCCTGCTGGAGAATATGCCATCTCGACTTATCATGATGAAAACATCAACGGAAAACTTGACAGAAATGCAATGGGAATTCCATCTGAAGAATATGCAGCTTCAAACAATGCAAAAGGATTTATGGGGCCGCCTTCGTATAAAGATGCTAAATTTGATGTCAGTAAAGATTCAAAAATCGAAATTCAATTCTAG
- a CDS encoding LytR/AlgR family response regulator transcription factor, translating to MVTLIIEDEKPAARLLQRKLEKLDVTVETMLHSVEESVEWFSKNQHPDLIFLDIQLSDGLSFEIFEKIDIKSAIIFTTAYDEYALKAFKLNSIDYLLKPIDEDDLEAAVTKFKSRIPKAPAENSNMQLDFEQIRQMLSNPFEKTYKKRFTVKIGQHLKVINTEEIECFFSENKGTYIHTFENRDYLIDSTLEILEQELDKKDFFRVSRKFIVPLKAIKEIQVYTNSRLKVILPSYKDDEVIVSREKVQDFKAWLG from the coding sequence ATGGTCACATTAATTATAGAAGACGAAAAACCCGCAGCGAGACTGCTGCAAAGAAAACTTGAAAAGTTAGATGTTACAGTAGAAACGATGCTTCATTCAGTTGAAGAATCGGTAGAGTGGTTTTCAAAGAACCAGCATCCGGATTTGATTTTTTTGGATATTCAGCTGTCAGATGGTTTGTCGTTTGAAATTTTTGAGAAAATAGATATCAAAAGCGCAATTATATTTACAACAGCATACGATGAGTATGCTTTAAAAGCTTTTAAATTAAACAGTATTGATTATCTTTTAAAACCAATTGATGAAGATGATCTCGAAGCTGCAGTTACAAAATTTAAATCAAGAATTCCTAAAGCTCCTGCTGAAAATTCAAACATGCAGTTAGATTTTGAGCAGATTCGCCAGATGTTGTCAAATCCGTTTGAGAAAACATATAAAAAGCGTTTTACAGTTAAAATTGGGCAGCATTTAAAAGTAATAAACACAGAAGAAATCGAATGTTTTTTTAGTGAAAACAAAGGAACATACATTCATACTTTTGAAAACCGTGATTATTTAATCGATTCTACTTTAGAAATTCTGGAGCAGGAACTAGACAAAAAGGATTTCTTTCGCGTAAGCAGAAAATTTATTGTTCCATTAAAAGCAATTAAAGAAATTCAGGTTTACACCAATTCCCGTTTAAAAGTTATTCTGCCGAGTTATAAAGATGATGAGGTAATCGTGAGCCGTGAGAAAGTGCAAGATTTTAAAGCTTGGCTGGGATAA